In one window of Nevskiales bacterium DNA:
- a CDS encoding phosphotransferase family protein, whose amino-acid sequence MVTEDSATQARAGEELDAARIEAYVRDTLPELKGPISVAQFPGGHSNLTYLITVGDTEMVLRRPPPGTKAATAHDMGREYRVLSHLHGVYPYAPKPYAFCEDESVIGAKFYLMQRFHGVILRKDLPKDMTLTPEQARRLCENVLDAQLLLHQVDYVKAGLADFGKPQGYVARQVKGWSERFVKAKTPDVPGCEKLMQWLHDKQPGDSGHVAIIHNDYKFDNVVLDKHDPLKVIGVLDWEMATLGDPLMDLGCSLAYWVEKNDPPPLQLSRMGPTNLPGMPTRQELIERYAQKSGIPIGRMDFYYVFGLFRLGVIAQQIYYRYYHKQVSDQRFAMFGQFVTYLSQVCEGVIAKSDL is encoded by the coding sequence ATGGTCACTGAAGACAGCGCAACACAGGCCCGCGCCGGCGAGGAGCTCGACGCCGCACGTATCGAGGCCTATGTCCGCGACACGCTGCCCGAGCTGAAGGGCCCGATCTCGGTCGCGCAGTTCCCGGGCGGGCATTCGAACCTCACCTACCTGATCACGGTGGGCGACACCGAGATGGTGCTGCGCCGCCCGCCGCCCGGCACCAAGGCCGCCACCGCGCACGACATGGGCCGCGAGTACCGCGTGCTGTCGCACCTGCACGGCGTGTATCCGTATGCGCCGAAGCCCTACGCCTTCTGCGAGGACGAATCCGTCATCGGCGCCAAGTTCTACCTGATGCAGCGCTTCCATGGCGTGATCCTGCGCAAAGACCTGCCCAAGGACATGACGCTCACGCCCGAGCAGGCGCGCCGCCTGTGCGAGAACGTGCTCGACGCGCAGCTGCTGCTGCACCAGGTGGACTACGTGAAGGCCGGGCTGGCCGACTTCGGCAAGCCGCAGGGCTATGTCGCGCGCCAGGTGAAGGGCTGGAGCGAGCGCTTCGTCAAGGCCAAGACGCCGGACGTGCCGGGCTGCGAGAAACTGATGCAGTGGCTGCACGACAAGCAGCCGGGCGATTCCGGGCACGTGGCGATCATCCACAACGATTACAAGTTCGACAACGTGGTGCTGGACAAACACGACCCGCTCAAGGTGATCGGCGTGCTGGACTGGGAGATGGCCACGCTGGGCGATCCGCTCATGGACCTCGGCTGCTCGCTGGCCTACTGGGTGGAAAAGAACGACCCGCCGCCGCTGCAGCTGTCGCGCATGGGGCCGACGAACCTGCCCGGCATGCCGACGCGCCAGGAGCTCATCGAGCGCTACGCACAGAAGTCCGGCATCCCGATCGGCAGGATGGATTTCTACTATGTGTTCGGGCTGTTCCGGCTCGGCGTGATCGCGCAGCAGATCTACTACCGCTACTACCACAAGCAGGTGTCCGACCAGCGCTTCGCCATGTTCGGCCAGTTCGTGACCTATCTCTCGCAGGTGTGCGAGGGCGTGATCGCAAAATCCGATCTGTAA
- a CDS encoding TetR/AcrR family transcriptional regulator — translation MAAALTLRDFKRHTALSLQGICREMFREAAGRMRVQGEAVAVQNLTRILDATLALANQKGFAAMSLRELSARSGLSMGGLYAYIRSKEELAALIQQHGRRLSQRVLEEALQDIAAPRERLRAAIRTHLFLSETLRAWFYFSYMEARHLGAEERQRAVASEQEVEALFQRIIEAGQQAGEFRACDAQLAASLLKALLQDWYLKRGKYRARGVDVERYAESVIDMMERMLEKNRTG, via the coding sequence ATGGCCGCCGCCCTCACCCTGCGCGACTTCAAGCGCCACACCGCGCTGTCGCTGCAGGGCATCTGCCGCGAGATGTTCCGCGAGGCCGCCGGGCGCATGCGCGTGCAGGGCGAGGCCGTGGCGGTACAGAACCTGACCAGGATCCTCGACGCGACGCTGGCGCTGGCCAACCAGAAGGGCTTTGCCGCCATGAGCCTGCGCGAGCTGTCGGCGCGCAGCGGGCTGTCGATGGGCGGGCTGTACGCGTATATTCGCAGCAAGGAGGAGCTGGCCGCGCTGATCCAGCAGCACGGCCGAAGGCTGTCGCAGCGCGTGCTGGAAGAGGCCCTGCAGGACATCGCCGCGCCGCGCGAGCGGCTGCGCGCCGCGATCCGCACGCACCTGTTCCTGAGCGAGACGCTGCGCGCCTGGTTCTACTTCTCCTACATGGAAGCCAGGCACCTGGGCGCCGAGGAGCGCCAGCGCGCGGTCGCGTCGGAGCAGGAAGTCGAGGCCCTGTTCCAGCGCATCATCGAGGCGGGCCAGCAGGCCGGCGAGTTCCGCGCCTGCGACGCGCAGCTGGCGGCGAGCCTGCTCAAGGCGCTGCTGCAGGACTGGTATCTCAAGCGCGGCAAGTACCGCGCGCGCGGCGTGGACGTGGAGCGCTATGCCGAGTCCGTAATCGACATGATGGAAAGAATGCTGGAAAAGAACAGAACAGGATGA